Proteins encoded in a region of the Paenibacillus wynnii genome:
- a CDS encoding DUF1129 family protein, with product MKVKEMIKENNRLREQMTPFNRSYLEDMILVLRASRVDPLRTEELLLEAAQQMLIAQKKGNTATQVFGDDPEAYFKEVIETTPSRPARSKLNYYLMIPWTALTLLFGVMAIVGLISEWTTGSAGMFGQISLFTLLSVGLGSIIFIEMIMKWMSSLSDTDAPRVGKFNIKGFGVYIAIAVVVIYAGLYLSQLFPPFALSPWVSLILSIAGLLGLKFIFLK from the coding sequence ATGAAAGTTAAAGAAATGATTAAGGAAAATAATCGCTTGCGGGAACAAATGACACCATTTAATCGTTCTTATCTTGAAGATATGATTTTGGTGCTGCGGGCAAGCAGAGTAGACCCCCTGCGAACAGAGGAGCTGCTGCTAGAGGCTGCTCAGCAAATGCTTATAGCACAGAAAAAAGGGAACACTGCTACACAAGTCTTCGGCGACGATCCGGAAGCCTATTTCAAGGAGGTTATAGAAACCACCCCCTCCCGTCCCGCTCGCAGTAAATTGAATTATTACCTGATGATTCCTTGGACAGCCCTCACCTTGTTATTCGGTGTCATGGCGATCGTCGGCTTAATATCAGAGTGGACCACCGGATCAGCGGGTATGTTCGGTCAGATTAGCCTATTCACGCTTCTTTCTGTCGGTTTAGGTTCTATCATATTCATTGAAATGATTATGAAATGGATGTCGTCCTTGTCTGATACCGATGCTCCCCGAGTGGGCAAATTCAATATCAAGGGTTTTGGTGTCTATATAGCTATTGCTGTTGTTGTTATCTATGCAGGTTTATATCTAAGTCAGCTGTTTCCGCCTTTTGCCCTTTCCCCCTGGGTCAGCCTGATTCTATCCATCGCCGGATTACTCGGACTAAAATTCATATTTCTTAAGTAA
- a CDS encoding IS1182 family transposase, with the protein MIQKQQTLVLSPYIELYNMVVPKDNLLRQINELVDFSFIYEELQVNYCLDNGRNAIDPIRMFKYLLLKAIFELSDVDIVERSRYDLSFKYFLGMAPEDPVMDPSSLTKFRKLRLKNMNMLDLLIGKTVTLAIEIGILKSTAIIVDATHTKARYNQKSPQEILQDRARKVRKALYAMDESVKTKLPTKNTSTVLEDEISYCNKLIHTVENELGLPLVPKLQEPLNLLKETVEDDVEQLRIAEDADARVGHKSADSSFFGYKTHLAMTEERIITAAIVTTGEKNDGKQLQDLIEKSKATGMDVRTVIGDTAYSEKDNLIYTKTNDMELVAKLNPMITQGNRKKEDEFEFNKDADLYVCKAGHMAIRKARQGKKGVGKNQVVTYYFDVEKCKRCPFKEGCYKEGSKTKTYSVSIKSDEHSEQMAFQESDYFKDKSKERYKIEAKNSELKHRHGYDVAISSGLLGMELQGAMAIFAVNLKRILKLHD; encoded by the coding sequence ATGATTCAGAAACAACAGACCTTGGTGTTGAGTCCATACATCGAACTCTACAATATGGTAGTGCCGAAGGATAACTTGCTTCGGCAAATCAACGAACTTGTAGATTTTTCATTTATCTACGAAGAACTTCAAGTGAACTATTGCCTCGATAACGGGCGTAATGCCATCGACCCGATTCGGATGTTTAAATACTTGCTCCTTAAAGCAATATTTGAATTGTCTGACGTGGACATCGTGGAACGGTCCCGGTATGACCTGTCCTTTAAGTATTTTCTGGGGATGGCGCCAGAGGACCCGGTTATGGATCCCAGCTCCTTAACCAAGTTCCGCAAGCTACGCCTGAAAAACATGAATATGCTGGACTTACTCATTGGGAAAACCGTGACACTCGCCATTGAGATAGGAATCCTGAAGAGCACTGCAATTATTGTGGACGCAACCCATACCAAAGCGCGCTACAACCAGAAGTCTCCGCAAGAGATCCTTCAGGACCGGGCCCGGAAAGTACGCAAAGCTCTCTATGCGATGGACGAATCCGTCAAGACTAAGCTGCCGACGAAGAATACCAGCACAGTGTTGGAAGACGAGATCTCCTACTGCAACAAACTCATACATACCGTCGAAAACGAATTGGGCCTACCATTGGTACCGAAACTGCAAGAACCGCTAAACCTGCTAAAGGAAACCGTGGAGGATGATGTGGAGCAGCTTCGAATCGCAGAAGACGCGGATGCGCGGGTCGGGCACAAAAGTGCGGACTCGTCCTTTTTCGGATACAAAACTCACTTGGCTATGACAGAGGAACGCATTATTACAGCGGCCATTGTTACAACGGGCGAAAAGAATGACGGTAAACAACTGCAAGATCTGATTGAAAAAAGTAAAGCCACGGGGATGGACGTCCGAACGGTAATTGGAGATACGGCTTATTCGGAGAAGGACAATCTCATCTATACAAAGACGAACGACATGGAACTGGTGGCCAAATTAAACCCGATGATTACGCAAGGGAACCGCAAGAAAGAAGATGAGTTTGAGTTCAACAAAGACGCTGACCTGTATGTCTGCAAGGCCGGCCACATGGCGATCCGCAAAGCACGGCAAGGAAAGAAGGGTGTCGGTAAAAACCAGGTGGTCACGTATTATTTTGACGTAGAGAAGTGCAAGCGATGTCCATTCAAAGAAGGGTGCTACAAGGAAGGATCCAAGACGAAAACCTATTCCGTGAGCATAAAGTCCGACGAGCATTCGGAGCAAATGGCTTTCCAAGAGAGCGACTATTTCAAAGACAAGTCAAAAGAACGGTACAAGATTGAAGCCAAGAATAGCGAACTGAAACACAGACACGGGTACGATGTAGCCATATCCTCGGGTCTCTTAGGCATGGAGCTACAAGGAGCAATGGCGATATTCGCAGTTAATCTGAAGAGGATTTTGAAGCTACACGACTAA
- the ilvA gene encoding threonine ammonia-lyase IlvA, protein MREGEDRIVGMEDIVRAHHMLREVIVRTPLQRDAVLSAKYNCNVYLKREDLQIVRSFKIRGAYHMIRSLSAEDREKGIVCASAGNHAQGVAYSCKALGINGKVYMPSTTPNQKVKQVRRFGGKNVEVILKGDTFDDAYEEALQACIDHGMTLIHPFDEPKIIAGNGTIAMEVMESLDQPADFVFVTIGGGGLAAGIATYMKTVSPSTKVIGVEPLGAASMSEALLRGEVVTLKEINKFVDGAAVKRVGGLTFDICSRHLDDVVKVPEGKACTTILELYNENAIVVEPAGALPIAALDMYREQIVGKTVVCIVSGGNNDIDRMQEIKERSLIYEGLKHYFMVNFPQRAGALREFLSEVLGPDDDITRFEYTKKNDKENGPALVGIELLSKEAYAPLIERMEQKGVSYLEINKDLNLFNMLI, encoded by the coding sequence ATGAGAGAAGGCGAAGACCGGATCGTAGGAATGGAAGATATTGTACGAGCTCATCATATGCTGCGGGAAGTTATTGTACGGACTCCACTTCAGCGTGACGCGGTGCTGTCGGCCAAGTACAATTGCAATGTATATTTGAAGCGGGAAGATCTGCAGATCGTGCGTTCGTTCAAAATACGCGGTGCTTATCATATGATTCGCAGTTTGTCCGCTGAGGACCGGGAGAAAGGGATTGTCTGCGCCAGTGCGGGTAATCATGCACAGGGTGTGGCTTATTCATGCAAGGCACTCGGTATCAACGGTAAAGTCTATATGCCCAGTACAACCCCTAATCAAAAGGTTAAGCAGGTACGGCGATTCGGCGGGAAGAATGTTGAAGTTATTCTCAAAGGGGATACCTTCGATGATGCCTACGAGGAAGCGCTGCAAGCTTGTATAGATCATGGAATGACGCTGATTCATCCGTTTGATGAACCTAAGATCATCGCCGGTAATGGTACTATTGCCATGGAGGTTATGGAAAGTCTTGACCAGCCAGCTGACTTTGTATTTGTAACCATCGGTGGCGGCGGTCTGGCTGCAGGCATAGCTACTTATATGAAGACGGTTAGTCCTTCTACCAAGGTCATTGGTGTAGAGCCCTTAGGGGCAGCTTCCATGAGTGAGGCGCTACTCCGTGGAGAAGTAGTTACGCTGAAGGAAATTAATAAGTTTGTGGATGGAGCTGCTGTAAAGCGTGTCGGTGGACTAACCTTCGATATTTGCTCAAGGCATCTGGATGACGTTGTGAAAGTACCGGAGGGTAAAGCCTGCACAACCATTCTGGAGCTGTATAACGAGAATGCAATTGTAGTGGAGCCAGCGGGTGCTTTGCCAATCGCAGCACTGGATATGTACCGTGAGCAAATTGTCGGTAAAACGGTAGTTTGTATTGTTAGCGGCGGCAACAATGATATTGACCGGATGCAGGAGATTAAGGAGCGCTCATTGATCTATGAAGGTCTGAAGCATTACTTCATGGTTAACTTCCCACAGCGGGCGGGCGCTTTACGTGAATTCCTCTCGGAGGTACTCGGTCCTGATGACGATATCACCCGTTTCGAGTACACGAAGAAAAATGACAAGGAGAACGGTCCTGCCCTAGTCGGTATTGAACTTCTTTCCAAAGAAGCCTATGCACCGCTTATCGAACGAATGGAGCAAAAAGGTGTAAGCTACCTAGAGATAAACAAGGATTTGAACTTGTTCAATATGCTTATCTAA
- a CDS encoding methyl-accepting chemotaxis protein, translated as MKQQKSHKENMKSNLVLRFKGILNSISNMGIRGKLFISVILSVAIIFSIVSLVIYSNAKKIIIDDLHSSLSYEKGQIGEKVNQMLQPASDSVQMLNANAYVRDYISEVSSKETIKSTSGYSELIRTLNLIKKNNKNLLNVYVGISSVNKLITHDEFEPPADYDLKERGWYKTTVQNKAVTVTDPYIDALTGKMVVSLSSPIMDDSGKVIGAAGVDISTEQITEALSAFNYKGSGFAMLTDKTGAFIYHPNSDYILLKKMGDLGEDWKAMGNKIVQWGNDVIKTDIDGESNYVSYAPAVDKQWAVALVVPARDAESALNLFQSIFLISTFSAILIMAVLLYFVSNSILKQIPILTASFRTAMSGDLSVRAKVTAKGEIAVLAEGFNDMISSQQELIREIMKNSNNISGSVDATEKNVFELDENIADVSATTEELSAGMEQTAASMQEMNASTIEIENAIENIARKAQDGAQSAKEINERAERLREGAIQSRQQADQIYGQGEIKLRNAIEQSRSISQISALSGAILEIASQTNLLSLNASIEAARAGEAGRGFAVVADEIRKLAENSRETVSEIQEVTHSVVGAVSNLVEGAESMLQFVDQQVLKDYDAMQETGRQYSEDAKYVEDLVTDFSATSEELLASIQNMLTAIGETTIATSEGAEGASSIAVKAEHIINKSGSIVAEMEEIKSSTTKLLETVSRFKA; from the coding sequence ATGAAACAACAAAAATCTCACAAAGAGAACATGAAGTCCAATTTAGTATTGAGGTTTAAAGGGATTTTAAATTCCATATCTAACATGGGTATAAGAGGGAAGTTGTTTATATCTGTGATTTTGTCTGTTGCTATCATTTTTTCGATAGTATCCCTAGTCATTTATAGCAATGCAAAGAAAATTATTATTGATGATCTACACAGTTCCTTGTCCTATGAGAAGGGGCAGATTGGTGAGAAGGTTAACCAGATGCTGCAGCCAGCTTCTGATAGCGTGCAGATGTTGAATGCTAATGCCTATGTCCGTGATTACATATCAGAGGTAAGCTCAAAAGAGACGATCAAGTCTACTTCGGGTTATAGTGAACTGATTCGCACACTGAATTTGATCAAAAAGAATAATAAGAATCTGCTTAATGTATACGTAGGCATTTCTTCCGTTAACAAGCTGATCACTCATGATGAATTCGAGCCTCCGGCAGATTATGATTTGAAAGAACGCGGCTGGTACAAGACTACTGTCCAAAACAAAGCTGTTACGGTAACAGATCCTTATATAGATGCTTTAACAGGCAAAATGGTGGTCAGTCTTAGTTCACCTATAATGGATGATAGCGGAAAAGTAATCGGTGCAGCCGGAGTGGACATTTCCACAGAACAGATTACTGAGGCACTTAGTGCTTTTAATTACAAGGGAAGTGGCTTTGCCATGCTGACTGATAAGACGGGAGCATTTATTTATCACCCAAACAGTGATTATATTCTACTCAAAAAAATGGGTGATCTTGGCGAAGATTGGAAAGCAATGGGTAACAAAATAGTGCAATGGGGCAACGATGTCATTAAAACGGATATTGATGGGGAATCCAATTATGTATCCTACGCACCTGCTGTGGATAAGCAATGGGCAGTAGCGCTGGTGGTACCGGCTAGAGATGCTGAGAGTGCACTCAATCTGTTCCAGTCAATATTCTTAATCTCTACATTTTCAGCTATTCTTATTATGGCTGTCCTGTTGTACTTTGTATCTAACAGTATATTGAAGCAGATTCCGATTCTTACAGCATCCTTCCGAACAGCCATGTCAGGGGATTTATCCGTGCGGGCAAAGGTAACCGCTAAGGGAGAAATTGCTGTATTGGCCGAAGGTTTCAATGATATGATCTCCTCCCAGCAGGAACTTATCAGAGAGATTATGAAAAATTCCAACAACATCTCAGGATCTGTAGATGCAACCGAAAAAAATGTATTCGAGCTGGATGAGAACATTGCAGATGTATCGGCAACAACTGAAGAATTATCGGCAGGTATGGAGCAGACAGCAGCTTCCATGCAGGAGATGAACGCCAGTACGATAGAAATTGAGAATGCTATTGAGAATATTGCCAGAAAAGCACAGGATGGTGCCCAATCGGCTAAGGAAATTAATGAGCGTGCTGAACGTCTTAGAGAAGGCGCAATTCAATCACGTCAGCAAGCAGATCAAATATATGGTCAAGGTGAAATCAAGCTACGGAATGCGATTGAACAATCCAGATCTATTTCACAGATTAGTGCATTGTCAGGCGCTATTCTGGAGATTGCTTCCCAGACCAATCTTCTATCGTTGAACGCATCGATTGAAGCCGCGCGGGCAGGTGAAGCGGGTAGAGGTTTTGCGGTAGTGGCTGACGAAATTCGTAAATTGGCCGAGAACTCACGTGAGACCGTATCCGAAATTCAGGAAGTAACCCACTCCGTTGTCGGCGCTGTATCTAATCTAGTAGAGGGTGCAGAGAGTATGCTCCAATTCGTAGATCAGCAAGTCCTTAAGGACTACGATGCTATGCAGGAGACAGGCCGTCAGTATAGTGAGGATGCTAAGTATGTAGAAGATCTGGTAACAGACTTCAGTGCGACCTCTGAGGAGCTTCTGGCTTCCATTCAGAATATGCTAACCGCGATTGGAGAAACAACGATTGCGACAAGTGAAGGTGCAGAAGGAGCAAGCAGCATAGCCGTTAAGGCGGAGCATATTATTAATAAGTCGGGAAGTATTGTAGCAGAGATGGAAGAAATCAAGAGCAGTACGACTAAGCTGCTGGAGACCGTATCCCGATTTAAAGCTTAA
- a CDS encoding aspartyl-phosphate phosphatase Spo0E family protein, which translates to MEPKGLKQEMETARQRLNHLEKRYGLRHSRVLKQSMVLDELINEYNQTYYSKRRESITNLICNVSS; encoded by the coding sequence GTGGAACCAAAAGGTTTGAAGCAAGAAATGGAAACGGCACGACAGAGACTTAATCATTTGGAGAAACGGTATGGACTAAGACATTCAAGGGTTCTTAAACAATCTATGGTGCTTGATGAGCTTATTAATGAATATAACCAGACTTATTACTCAAAAAGAAGAGAATCGATAACTAACCTCATATGTAATGTATCCTCTTAG
- a CDS encoding transcriptional regulator, whose translation MVYLNNTTTIRIELEELIAREGINCSQLGRKAGLNAGTVSSILKGNRVMAVDQLDRMTAVLCLPKGHFYEQYIQECMVEAVPNWRRIRPLLYRCVELDKLDCIRQIVNLLMDNLTYSPLLFEAAEFFFKEGKRKAAALLYESVAASERRQYSERLAFCQYRLFTLKLGDDQELNYQAALQFEPFVERLDEIDQLDALRDLANIYRSLRRWDKVNLVAIELGHKAGIQLRLRQQTEVKSQDQKQPSRPLFVYLAFSNLLRGAVCDARGEHEQAIQYNNAYSDLSWVKETDADTQHWIKLYKEWAQANICVSSLMSGNESVLSDYVTYIERNKDELLTGLLNIIKAANCYDFDVDEIIIHFKMEIISYIQEQQQAVGVYTQQTISEQLTRFLYEIAHYYLRRGGYTSGFKYLLDGMKKSSIVNNETFMLKCVRLLERYRDFASNETQEEYQIILKEG comes from the coding sequence GTGGTTTATTTGAATAATACAACCACGATACGCATCGAGCTGGAGGAATTAATAGCACGTGAAGGAATTAACTGTAGCCAATTAGGAAGAAAGGCGGGATTAAATGCTGGTACAGTAAGTTCAATTCTAAAGGGAAACAGGGTAATGGCTGTCGATCAATTAGATCGGATGACAGCGGTGCTGTGCTTGCCTAAAGGTCATTTCTATGAGCAATATATTCAGGAATGTATGGTAGAGGCTGTACCGAACTGGCGGAGAATAAGACCTCTATTGTATCGCTGTGTAGAATTGGACAAGCTGGACTGTATCCGGCAGATTGTTAATCTATTGATGGACAATTTGACGTATTCCCCTTTGCTATTTGAAGCGGCGGAGTTTTTTTTCAAAGAAGGTAAACGCAAGGCTGCTGCCCTGCTTTATGAAAGTGTAGCCGCAAGTGAGCGACGGCAGTATTCCGAAAGGCTGGCTTTTTGCCAGTATCGCTTGTTTACCCTAAAGCTAGGTGACGATCAGGAGCTGAATTACCAGGCGGCCCTGCAATTTGAACCCTTCGTAGAACGACTGGATGAAATAGACCAGCTTGATGCATTAAGAGATTTAGCCAATATATACCGTTCGTTACGTCGATGGGATAAAGTGAATTTAGTTGCAATTGAACTGGGCCATAAGGCCGGTATCCAACTTCGCTTGCGCCAGCAGACCGAGGTGAAAAGTCAAGATCAGAAGCAACCGAGCAGACCGTTGTTTGTATATCTAGCTTTCTCTAACTTGCTTCGTGGAGCCGTTTGCGATGCACGGGGGGAGCACGAACAAGCAATACAATATAACAATGCCTATTCGGATCTAAGCTGGGTGAAGGAGACAGATGCCGACACTCAACATTGGATTAAACTTTATAAAGAATGGGCTCAGGCTAATATATGCGTATCCAGTCTCATGTCCGGAAATGAAAGCGTCCTGTCTGATTATGTAACTTATATCGAGCGGAATAAAGATGAATTGCTCACAGGGCTCTTGAACATCATCAAAGCGGCTAATTGTTATGATTTTGATGTCGATGAGATTATTATTCATTTTAAAATGGAAATTATTTCCTATATCCAGGAACAGCAACAAGCTGTAGGTGTTTATACGCAGCAGACTATATCTGAACAACTGACCCGTTTTTTGTACGAAATTGCACATTATTACTTGAGGAGAGGGGGTTACACAAGCGGGTTCAAATACTTGCTGGATGGAATGAAAAAATCCTCTATTGTGAATAACGAAACATTTATGCTGAAATGTGTAAGACTTTTAGAGCGTTATCGAGATTTCGCTTCTAATGAAACGCAGGAAGAATACCAAATTATATTGAAAGAAGGATAA
- a CDS encoding YecA family protein encodes MIKVGRNELCPCGSGKKYKRCCIDKESSVMESLLRLVTTDEAAAAQEAEVYEPTISEAERVHTAGTSKGNLTMAKLKKMVSKDLKWDSPSHEQLALHLIESMNIDFEKELISEALLLWNGYSLRTKPVVKKVGSYCAAIEYLLSQEYGFLITQTDVAKKYEVTTATVSRNFKELLSYVEEYGMAGEQDELLSITTGSGTPKEKEQYLLHKAGEATSPKKRIQLAEAALEVYPNSCDAYLILAEEAENEHEARAFLKSGMEAGKRELGDLFFEKNKGYFWGLSETRPYIRICKSYAESCWFGGNGEEVAKTLEHILELNTEDNTGARYLLLAVYLYNNRLNDADLMLKNFGKDDAAAAFAYDRIVLEYKRNGITSQLKMLYRIARNVNKHVPDYLLGVKRLPHNLPDFIGMGDANEAVEYVIMHSRLWASLPDLLKWMLKQ; translated from the coding sequence TTGATAAAGGTTGGAAGAAATGAATTATGCCCGTGCGGAAGCGGGAAAAAATATAAAAGGTGCTGCATTGACAAGGAATCTTCAGTCATGGAATCATTACTTCGACTGGTGACTACGGATGAAGCTGCGGCGGCTCAAGAGGCAGAGGTCTATGAACCAACAATCTCTGAGGCTGAAAGGGTACACACTGCCGGAACTTCCAAAGGCAACCTTACGATGGCCAAGCTTAAGAAAATGGTATCCAAGGATCTGAAGTGGGACAGCCCGTCTCACGAACAGCTGGCGTTACATCTCATTGAGAGCATGAATATTGATTTCGAAAAGGAGCTTATCTCTGAGGCGCTGCTGCTCTGGAACGGATACTCACTCCGCACCAAACCTGTGGTGAAGAAAGTGGGTTCTTATTGTGCTGCCATTGAGTATTTGTTGTCACAGGAATATGGATTCCTTATAACACAGACTGATGTGGCTAAAAAGTATGAAGTCACTACAGCAACCGTTTCTCGCAATTTCAAGGAACTTCTCAGTTATGTGGAAGAGTATGGAATGGCCGGGGAGCAGGATGAGCTTCTATCCATAACAACCGGTTCCGGCACTCCCAAGGAGAAGGAGCAATATCTCTTGCACAAAGCTGGAGAAGCTACGTCCCCGAAAAAACGTATTCAGCTGGCAGAAGCGGCGCTTGAGGTTTATCCGAACAGCTGCGATGCCTATTTGATTCTAGCTGAGGAAGCAGAGAATGAGCATGAAGCACGGGCTTTCTTAAAGTCAGGGATGGAAGCTGGCAAGCGCGAGCTGGGTGATCTTTTTTTTGAGAAGAACAAAGGGTATTTCTGGGGGCTATCCGAGACTAGACCCTATATTAGAATTTGCAAAAGCTATGCAGAATCCTGCTGGTTTGGTGGAAACGGTGAAGAAGTAGCCAAGACCTTAGAACATATTCTCGAGCTTAATACAGAGGATAACACAGGTGCCCGGTACTTGCTGCTAGCCGTATATTTGTACAATAACCGTCTAAATGATGCGGATCTCATGTTGAAAAACTTCGGTAAGGATGACGCCGCTGCTGCTTTTGCCTACGATCGAATTGTGTTGGAATATAAGCGGAACGGAATTACTTCACAGCTAAAAATGCTGTACCGTATTGCTCGTAATGTGAATAAACATGTGCCTGACTATCTTCTTGGTGTTAAAAGATTACCGCATAACCTCCCCGATTTCATAGGCATGGGAGATGCCAACGAAGCTGTTGAGTATGTAATTATGCATTCCCGCCTCTGGGCAAGTTTACCGGATCTTTTAAAATGGATGCTTAAACAATAG
- the purD gene encoding phosphoribosylamine--glycine ligase, protein MDILVVGGGGREHAIIWSLSKSTKAGKIYCAPGNGGIAQLAECVPIGVFEFDRLTAFAKEKEVGLVVIGPDDPLAAGIVDAFEAKGIPVFGPRRNAAEIEGSKTFMKDLLHKYNIPTAAYQKFSDYESALSYLREQELPIVIKADGLAAGKGVTVAYSRDEAEQALLDIMVTKVFGDAGSQVVIEEFLAGQEMSILAFVDGETVRPMAAAQDHKPIFDGDKGPNTGGMGTYSPLPHINDSIIQEAVETIIIPTAKAMVAEGRPFSGVLFAGLMISPDGKPKTIEFNARFGDPETQVVLPRLRTDLLDIFLAVVEGRLADIDIQWSDEAAVCVVLASGGYPGSYPKGVPITGLTDSGEELIFHAGTARDEHGNWITNGGRVLGVVGMGANIAEARSAAYKSAEGITFAGKQNRNDIAAKALV, encoded by the coding sequence ATGGATATTTTAGTAGTAGGCGGTGGCGGTCGGGAGCATGCGATTATCTGGAGTCTATCAAAGAGCACGAAGGCGGGTAAAATTTATTGTGCCCCTGGCAACGGCGGAATTGCACAGCTTGCGGAGTGCGTACCCATCGGGGTCTTTGAATTTGATCGCTTGACCGCTTTTGCGAAGGAAAAGGAAGTGGGTCTAGTTGTGATTGGACCGGATGATCCGCTTGCAGCAGGGATTGTCGATGCTTTTGAGGCTAAGGGGATCCCGGTGTTCGGGCCGCGTCGTAATGCGGCTGAGATTGAAGGCAGCAAAACCTTCATGAAGGATCTGCTCCATAAATATAATATTCCGACAGCAGCCTATCAGAAGTTCAGTGATTATGAATCGGCCCTTTCCTATTTGCGTGAGCAAGAGCTGCCAATCGTTATCAAGGCAGATGGTCTTGCGGCAGGGAAAGGTGTAACGGTAGCTTATTCGCGGGATGAGGCAGAGCAGGCATTGCTGGATATTATGGTCACTAAGGTTTTTGGTGATGCAGGTAGTCAGGTTGTCATAGAGGAATTTTTGGCGGGTCAGGAAATGTCAATTCTAGCCTTCGTGGATGGGGAGACGGTGCGTCCTATGGCCGCTGCTCAGGATCATAAACCCATATTTGATGGCGACAAGGGACCTAATACAGGTGGAATGGGCACGTATTCTCCTCTGCCGCATATCAACGATTCCATTATCCAGGAAGCCGTAGAAACGATTATCATCCCAACAGCTAAAGCCATGGTGGCTGAAGGCCGTCCTTTCAGCGGGGTATTATTTGCTGGGCTAATGATATCTCCGGACGGAAAACCCAAGACGATAGAGTTCAATGCTCGTTTTGGAGACCCTGAGACACAAGTTGTATTGCCGCGCTTGCGCACGGATTTACTGGATATTTTCCTGGCTGTGGTAGAAGGAAGATTAGCAGATATCGATATTCAGTGGAGCGACGAGGCGGCGGTATGTGTAGTCCTGGCATCGGGTGGTTATCCCGGCTCGTATCCTAAAGGAGTTCCTATTACCGGTCTTACAGATAGCGGGGAAGAACTTATCTTCCATGCAGGTACAGCCCGAGATGAGCATGGGAATTGGATTACGAATGGCGGACGGGTACTGGGTGTTGTAGGAATGGGTGCTAATATCGCTGAGGCCCGGTCTGCTGCCTACAAGAGCGCAGAGGGTATTACTTTTGCAGGAAAACAGAACCGGAATGACATCGCTGCGAAAGCTCTCGTATGA